A single window of Eucalyptus grandis isolate ANBG69807.140 chromosome 1, ASM1654582v1, whole genome shotgun sequence DNA harbors:
- the LOC120287912 gene encoding LOW QUALITY PROTEIN: acyl-coenzyme A oxidase 4, peroxisomal (The sequence of the model RefSeq protein was modified relative to this genomic sequence to represent the inferred CDS: inserted 1 base in 1 codon), with the protein MTVRASPKPDNLEKEERSSYFGLPGLDVSVGFPQATPASVFPPCTSDYYHFDDLLTPEEQAIRKRVKECMEKEVAPIMAKYWEKAEFPFHIIPKLGALGIAGGTIKGYGCPGLSITGSAISTAEVARVDASFSTFILVHSSLAMLTISLCGSEEQKQKYLPSLAKLDTVACWALTEPDYGSDASALKTSATKVEGGWILEGQKRWIGNSTFADLLVIFARNSSTNQINGYIVKKNAPGLTARKMENKIGLRIVQNGDIILKKVFVPDNDRLPGVNSFQDTNKVLAVSRVMVAWQPIGLSMGVYDICHRYLKERKQFGAPLAXFQINQQKLVQMLGNVQAMFLVGWRLCKLYESGTMTPGHASLGKAWITARARETVALGRELLGGNGILSDFLVAKAFCDLEPIYTFEGTYDINNLVTGREVTGLASFKPAASSQRSRL; encoded by the exons ATGACGGTTCGCGCGTCTCCGAAACCAG ATAATCTGGAAAAGGAGGAGAGGAGTTCTTATTTCGGTTTACCGGGATTGGATGTTTCAGTTGGATTTCCTCAAGCAACTCCAGCTTCTGTCTTCCCTCCTTGCA CATCGGATTATTATCATTTTGATGACTTATTGACTCCTGAGGAGCAAGCTATCCGTAAGAGAGTCAAAGAATGTATGGAAAAGGAAGTTGCTCCAATCATGGCAAAG TATTGGGAGAAGGCCGAATTCCCATTTCATATCATTCCAAAGCTTGGCGCCCTTGGTATTGCTGGTGGCACTATTAAG GGTTATGGTTGCCCTGGTCTCTCCATTACTGGAAGTGCTATTTCTACAGCTGAAGTTGCTAGGGTGGATGCTAGCTTTTCTACGTTTATTTTGGTTCACTCTTCCTTGGCGATGCTCACTATTT CATTATGTGGTTCCGAGGAACAGAAGCAGAAATACCTACCTTCTTTGGCAAAATTGGATACTGTGGCTTGCTGG GCTTTGACAGAACCTGATTATGGAAGCGATGCGAGTGCTTTGAAAACATCAGCTACAAAG GTGGAAGGGGGTTGGATTCTCGAAGGCCAAAAGCGCTGGATTGGGAATAGTACCTTTGCAGACTTGCTGGTCATTTTTGCTAGAAATAGTTCAACCAATCAAATAAATGG ATATatagtaaagaaaaatgctCCTGGATTAACAgctagaaaaatggaaaataaaattggccTGCGCATTGTCCAGAATGGAGATATTATCCTTAAGAAAGTCTTTGTCCCTGATAATGATAGGTTGCCTGGTGTCAATTCATTCCAGGATACAAACAAG GTGCTTGCAGTTTCACGTGTTATGGTTGCTTGGCAGCCCATTGGACTTTCGATGGGAGTATATGACATTTGTCACAG GTATTTGAAGGAGAGGAAGCAGTTTGGTGCACCACTGG GCTTTCAAATAAACCAACAGAAACTTGTCCAGATGTTGGGAAATGTTCAAGCTATGTTTCTTGTTGGTTGGCGCCTTTGCAAACTCTATGAAAGTGGTACAATGACCCCCGGCCATGCTAGTTTGGGAAAG GCATGGATCACTGCGAGGGCACGGGAAACAGTAGCTTTGGGCAGAGAGCTGCTTGGTGGCAATGGGATCTTGTCTGATTTCTTGGTTGCAAAG GCATTCTGCGATTTGGAGCCAATCTACACATTTGAAGGCACTTATGATATCAACAACTTGGTCACAGGCAGGGAAGTCACAGGTTTGGCCAGCTTCAAACCAGCTGCATCGAGTCAAAGAAGTCGCCTGTAA